The Gadus macrocephalus chromosome 20, ASM3116895v1 genome includes a region encoding these proteins:
- the col28a2a gene encoding collagen, type XXVIII, alpha 2a: MFHPGIWAVLLMALTSALAQEYFEDREVKRKSKDVLHSKSLHDGEASVDEDCGLELSFLLDSSESAKENHEQEKSFAMDVVDRLQGLRLQTGRALSTRVALLQYSSHVITEQTFKQWRGAEDFRARITPIVYIGHGTYTTYAITNMTQIYLDESSTKGSVKVAMLLTDGLSHPRNPDIFSAVADAKNQGVRFFTLGITRTANEPANVAQLRLLASAPVSRYLHNLQDADVMDKVLRVITDLANEGCPLAQTCACDKGERGPAGPAGKKGRPGEDGAPGLKGYKGEAGLSGLPGREGPEGKPGYKGEKGEGGECGTPGSKGDKGSEGPVGIRGTRGLQGFPGPHGDVGPEGLQGKQGERGPSGPPGVQGETGVGLAGPKGDIGYQGRAGPSGPPGMGEPGVSGPQGPQGAQGERGPHGEGLPGPKGGRGLGGPRGNRGQTGMGIKGEKGEIGSPGSTGPLGLAGVGIQGEKGVEGPRGPPGVRGQQGEGLPGSKGDQGFPGEQGSTGERGFGEPGAKGDPGSGGLAGLPGLPGEDGAPGQKGEAGLTGLRGAEGAAGVGIQGEKGDQGTRGIRGLHGPPGMSGPSGPKGEPGTPGRLGLPGPQGRSIAGPKGDLGPSGPSGPVGETGHGLPGPKGDRGHIGLPGYGGPKGEGFPGPMGPPGLPGLSGEQGPEGVGIQGPKGDIGFRGLPGLPGQQGEGLQGAPGLTGRPGASGPSGPPGEGIQGPKGDPGSQGVTGPRGAAGEGHSGPKGDRGAQGERGLKGVTGEVGDHGIPGESGRQGEKGLAGLTRDDIIKLIKEICGCGVKCKERPMELVFVIDSSESVGPENFEIIKDFVTHLVDRTTVGRNATRIGLVLYSLDVHLEFHLARHATKQEVKQAIRKMPYMGEGTYTGTAIRKATQEAFYSARNGVRKVAIVITDGQTDRREPVKLDLAVREAHAANIEMYALGIVNSSDPTQADFLQELNLIASDPDTEHMYLIDDFNTLPALESQLVSQFCEDETGALIYNRVTNGYGNGNGNGNGNGNSHYGNGHNGNGNNGYGNNGHGNNGNVLNGYVEERIAHTHTSHGNTGHSSRGSTGHGNNGDGRTESNNNGFITDEEELENRRLIHSLSPVRSRGDTFALPLNAGPLPAKVEEDDGEDLDLKTHLRGIKTLTVVNKTTSVSPVKESSRLMDTILSSTSIVSSPSSSSSSSSSSSSFFSSSLPSSSSSSSSSSLPSSSSSSSISSEVTSSTSGIVTTFSSNQVQPGSTTTSVSTSVSASCSQPLSQGTCRDYTILWYYDKQANSCAQFWYGGCGGNDNRHATEEECKKTCVVSWIVG, from the exons ATGTTCCATCCCGGGATATGGGCTGTGCTCCTCATGGCACTGACAAGTGCTTTGGCCCAAGAATATTTTGAAGACAGAGAAGTGAAGCGGAAATCCAAAGATGTCTTGCACTCAAAGAGTCTTCATGATGGAGAAG cGTCGGTGGACGAGGACTGCGGCCTGGAGCTGTCCTTCCTGCTGGACAGCTCGGAGAGCGCCAAGGAGAACCACGAGCAGGAGAAGAGCTTCGCCATGGACGTGGTGGACCGCCTGCAGGGCCTTCGCCTGCAGACCGGCCGTGCGCTCAGCACGCGGGTGGCGCTGCTGCAGTACAGCAGCCACGTCATCACCGAGCAGACCTTCAAGCAGTGGCGCGGCGCCGAGGACTTCCGGGCCCGCATCACCCCCATCGTCTACATCGGCCACGGCACCTACACCACCTACGCCATCACCAACATGACCCAGATCTACCTGGACGAGAGCAGCACCAAGGGCAGCGTCAAGGTGGCCATGCTGCTCACCGACGGCCTCTCCCACCCCCGCAACCCCGACATCTTCTCGGCCGTGGCCGACGCCAAGAACCAGGGCGTGCGCTTCTTCACGCTGGGCATCACGCGCACGGCCAACGAGCCCGCCAACGTGGCCCAGCTCCGGCTGCTGGCCAGCGCCCCGGTGTCTCGGTACCTCCACAACCTCCAGGACGCCGACGTCATGGACAAAGTGCTCCGAGTGATC ACGGACTTGGCCAATGAGGGG TGCCCTCTAGCGCAGACCTGCGCCTGtgacaaaggagagagaggaccggCAGGCCCGGCG GGCAAGAAGGGTCGTCCAGGCGAGGACGGCGCGCCCGGGCTCAAAGGCTACAAG GGCGAAGCAGGACTGAGCGGTCTACCTGGACGAGAGGGCCCGGAG GGGAAACCAGGCTACAAAGGAGAGAAG GGCGAGGGCGGTGAGTGTGGTACTCCTGGAAGCAAAGGAGATAAG ggCTCTGAGGGTCCAGTTGGAATCAGGGGAACCAGAGGTCTGCAG ggGTTCCCGGGTCCCCATGGCGACGTAGGGCCGGAGGGGCTGCAGGGGAAGCAG GGTGAGCGTGGACCCAGTGGACCGCCGGGGGTTCAGGGTGAGACAGGCGTCGGACTGGCAGGACCTAAG GGTGACATCGGGTACCAGGGCCGGGCCGGCCCATCCGGCCCCCCAGGGATGGGGGAACCGGGAGTGTCT GGGCCTCAGGGCCCACAGGGggcacaaggagagagagggccccaTGGCGAAGGACTACCTGGACCAAAG GGGGGCCGGGGCCTCGGGGGCCCCCGGGGGAACAGAGGACAGACGGGAATGGGGATCAAAGGGGAGAAG GGAGAAATCGGATCTCCTGGTTCAACGGGACCGCTCGGACTGGCAGGAGTGGGCATtcagggagagaag GGTGTGGAGGGGCCCCgaggtcccccaggggtcaggggCCAACAGGGAGAAGGATTACCCGGATCAAAG GGGGACCAAGGCTTCCCCGGAGAACAGGGATCcacaggagagagaggtttTGGCGAGCCCGGTGCAAAG GGAGATCCTGGCTCCGGCGGGCTGGCTGGTCTGCCTGGTCTTCCTGGAGAAGACGGGGCTCCTGGACAGAAG GGTGAAGCTGGTTTAACGGGCTTAAGAGGTGCTGAGGGAGCTGCAGGAGTCGGCATTCAGGGAGAAAAG GGCGACCAGGGTACGAGAGGGATCAGAGGGTTACACGGACCCCCCGGGATGAGCGGACCTTCTGGGCCGAAG GGAGAACCGGGAACCCCAGGACGGCTTGGCCTTCCTGGTCCCCAGGGCCGGTCCATAGCCGGTCCCAag GGAGATCTCGGGCCCTCTGGTCCCTCGGGGCCCGTTGGAGAGACAGGACACGGGCTGCCCGGCCCTAAG GGCGACCGCGGCCACATCGGTCTCCCCGGCTACGGGGGTCCGAAAGGCGAGGGCTTCCCCGGCCCCATG GGTCCTCCCGGCTTGCCTGGTTTGAGCGGAGAGCAGGGGCCTGAAGGCGTAGGAATCCAAGGGCCCAAG GGAGACATTGGCTTCCGAGGACTTCCCGGTTTACCAGGCCAACAAGGAGAAGGGTTACAGGGCGCCCCG GGCCTCACTGGGAGACCGGGAGCCTCGGGACCGTCCGGGCCCCCAGGGGAAGGTATCCAAGGCCCGAAG GGGGACCCCGGGTCTCAGGGGGTGACCGGGCCCAGAGGGGCCGCAGGGGAGGGGCATTCCGGCCCTAAG GGCGACCGCGGagcccagggagagagagggctgaaGGGGGTGACGGGGGAAGTGGGCGACCATGGAATCCCTGGAGAGTCT GGAAGGCAGGGGGAGAAGGGATTGGCAGGCCTCACT AGAGACGACATCATTAAGCTCATCAAAGAAATATGTG GCTGCGGGGTCAAGTGCAAGGAGAGGCCGATGGAGCTGGTGTTCGTCATCGACAGCTCGGAGAGCGTCGGGCCGGAGAACTTTGAGATCATCAAGGACTTTGTGACGCATCTGGTGGACCGCACCACGGTGGGCCGCAACGCCACCCGCATCGGCCTGGTCCTCTACAGCCTGGACGTGCACCTGGAGTTCCACCTGGCGCGCCACGCCACCAAGCAGGAGGTGAAGCAGGCCATCCGCAAGATGCCCTACATGGGCGAGGGCACCTACACGGGCACGGCCATCCGCAAGGCCACCCAGGAGGCCTTCTACAGCGCCCGGAACGGCGTCCGCAAGGTGGCCATCGTCATCACCGACGGGCAGACGGACAGGCGCGAGCCGGTGAAGCTGGACCTGGCGGTACGCGAGGCGCACGCCGCCAACATCGAGATGTACGCGCTGGGCATCGTCAACTCCTCGGACCCGACCCAGGCCGACTTCCTCCAGGAGCTGAACCTCATCGCCTCGGACCCCGACACGGAGCACATGTACCTCATCGACGACTTCAACACTCTGCCAG CACTGGAGTCTCAGCTGGTCAGCCAGTTCTGTGAAGATGAAACCGGTGCACTTATCTACAACCGCGTGACGAACGGATATGGGAATGGGAATGGCAACGGAAACGGCAACGGGAACAGTCATTATGGTAATGGTCATAATGGTAACGGCAATAACGGTTACGGCAATAACGGTCATGGCAACAACGGGAACGTACTGAATGGATACGTTGAAGAACGCatcgcacacacccacaccagccACGGGAATACCGGCCACAGCAGTCGTGGAAGCACCGGCCACGGCAACAATGGGGACGGCAGGACGGAGTCTAACAACAACGGCTTCATCACCGatgaggaggagttggagaacAGGAGACTTATCCACAGCCTGAGTCCAGTCCGGAGCCGCGGAGACACCTTCGCCCTGCCCCTCAACGCCGGGCCCCTCCCGGCTAAG gtggaggaggacgacggAGAAGATCTGGACTTGAAGACCCACTTGCGCGGGATTAAAACGCTGACCGTGGTCAACAAGACCACGTCCGTGTCCCCCGTGAAGGAGAGCTCCCGTCTCATGGACACCATCCTGTCCTCTACGTCGATTGTGTCGTCACCATCGTCCTCTTCATCGTCCTCGTCATCTTCATCCTCATTCTTCTCATCGTCATtaccgtcatcatcatcatcatcatcatcatcttcattaccatcatcatcatcatcatcatccatatCATCAGAGGTGACCTCATCCACTTCTGGCATCGTCACTACCTTCTCCTCCAATCAGGTCCAACCAGGGTCAACCACAACCTCAG TGTCTACCTCCGTCAGCGCCAGCTGCAGCCAGCCCTTGAGCCAGGGCACCTGCAGGGACTACACCATCCTGTGGTACTACGACAAGCAGGCCAACTCCTGCGCCCAGTTCTGGTACGGCGGCTGCGGAGGCAACGACAACCGCCACGCGACGGAGGAGGAGTGCAAGAAGACCTGCGTGGTCTCCTGGATAG TTGGATAA